The Anas acuta chromosome 18, bAnaAcu1.1, whole genome shotgun sequence genome has a segment encoding these proteins:
- the TMEM220 gene encoding transmembrane protein 220 isoform X2, producing MARGSLAGRLWQLCNLLMATFFGLAAAVQVIYLVPAALTLLVGLNPSVTENAVWRSLCDLHSAGCIFGTIALACSLVAYTQGNILHEEEGRELCGLVIITIWMSLCRSSAKNPLGGIHLTAAVLVVLFPFVSWLYIYINKEIRESWPTHCKTVI from the exons ATGGCGCGCGGTAGCTTGGCGGGGCGGCTGTGGCAGCTTTGCAACCTGCTTATGGCCACTTTCTTCGGGCTGGCGGCTGCCGTGCAG GTTATCTACTTGGTGCCAGCTGCTCTTACACTGCTTGTTGGCCTTAACCCCTCAGTAACAG aaaacgcgGTTTGGAGAAGTCTCTGTGACCTTCATTCTGCTGGTTGTATTTTTGGAACCATTGCCTTGGCTTGTTCTTTGGTTGCGTACACTCAGGGCAACATTTTGCATGAAGAGGAAGGCAG agagttATGTGGTCTGGTGATTATTACAATATGGATGAGTCTTTGTCGCAGTTCAGCAAA gAATCCATTGGGTGGAATTCATCTGACTGCTGCAGTCTTGGTTGTTCTCTTCCCCTTTGTTTCGTGGCTGTACATTTATATAAACAAAGAGATACGAGAATCTTGGCCAACACACTGTAAAACTGTGATTTAA
- the ADPRM gene encoding manganese-dependent ADP-ribose/CDP-alcohol diphosphatase, whose protein sequence is MEAAPRVSFGVVADIQYADEDDGCDFWGRRRRYYRHSLRLLRAAVEAWAAEQPPLAFVVQLGDCIDGVNARRGAAEGALERVLAALRRLPVPVHHAWGNHELYNFCRDRLASSGLNSQPAPAPAAGPPAGPPGDCHAYHFSPAPRLRFVLLDGYDLSVLGRDPASPSHRESLRRLRERNPNENLNSPAGLKEPQFVEFNGGFSQTQLDWFDEVLKFSDENQEKVVAMGHLPIHPDASDKVCLAWNYEDALSVIHSHQCVVCFLAGHLHDGGYCLDSHGVHHLTLEGIIETPPESNAFGTIYVYDDKMVLKGRGRISDRVMYF, encoded by the exons ATGGAGGCGGCGCCGCGCGTTTCCTTCGGGGTGGTCGCGGACATCCAGTACGCAGACGAGGACGACGGCTGCGACTTCTGGGGGCGCCGGCGGCGGTACTACCGGCACAGCCTCCGCCTGCTGCGGGCCGCCGTGGAGGCGTGGGCAGCCGAGCAGCCGCCGCTCGCCTTCGTGGTGCAGCTGGGCGACTGCATCGACGGCGTCAacgcgcggcgcggcgcggccgaGGGCGCTCTGGAGCGGGTGCTGGCGGCGCTGCGGAggctgccggtgccggtgcACCACGCCTGGGGCAACCACGAGCTCTACAACTTCTGCCGGGACCGCCTGGCGAGTAGCGGCCTCAACAGCCAacccgcccccgcccccgccgccgggccGCCCGCCGGGCCGCCCGGGGACTGCCATGCCTACCACTTCAGCCCGGCGCCGCGCCTCCGCTTCGTCCTGCTCGACGGCTACGACCTGAGCGTGCTGGGCAGGGACCcggccagccccagccaccGGGAGTCCTTGCGGCGGCTGAGGGAGAGGAACCCCAACGAGAACCTCAATAGCCCGGCAG GGCTCAAAGAACCTCAGTTTGTAGAGTTTAATGGAGGATTTAGCCAAACCCAGCTGGACTGGTTCGATGAAGTTCTCAAGTTCTCTGatgaaaaccaagaaaaagtTGTAGCTATGG GTCATCTGCCCATTCATCCAGATGCTTCAGACAAAGTTTGCTTAGCCTGGAATTACGAAGATGCGCTTTCTGTCATACACTCTCATCAGTGCGTCGTCTGCTTTCTTGCAGGACACCTGCATGATGGTGGCTATTGTTTAGACTCACATGGTGTTCATCATCTGACTTTGGAGGGGATTATTGAAACTCCACCAGAAAGCAATGCCTTTGGAACTATTTATGTCTATGATGATAAAATGGTATTAAAGGGAAGGGGCAGAATTTCAGATAGAGTTATGTATTTCTAA
- the TMEM220 gene encoding transmembrane protein 220 isoform X3 — protein MARGSLAGRLWQLCNLLMATFFGLAAAVQVNDPDAGLWVVIYLVPAALTLLVGLNPSVTENAVWRSLCDLHSAGCIFGTIALACSLVAYTQGNILHEEEGRELCGLVIITIWMSLCRSSAKVVNHIFLKKIQ, from the exons ATGGCGCGCGGTAGCTTGGCGGGGCGGCTGTGGCAGCTTTGCAACCTGCTTATGGCCACTTTCTTCGGGCTGGCGGCTGCCGTGCAG GTGAACGACCCCGACGCCGGGCTGTGGGTG GTTATCTACTTGGTGCCAGCTGCTCTTACACTGCTTGTTGGCCTTAACCCCTCAGTAACAG aaaacgcgGTTTGGAGAAGTCTCTGTGACCTTCATTCTGCTGGTTGTATTTTTGGAACCATTGCCTTGGCTTGTTCTTTGGTTGCGTACACTCAGGGCAACATTTTGCATGAAGAGGAAGGCAG agagttATGTGGTCTGGTGATTATTACAATATGGATGAGTCTTTGTCGCAGTTCAGCAAA AGTAGtaaatcatatttttctaaagaaaatccAGTGA
- the SCO1 gene encoding LOW QUALITY PROTEIN: protein SCO1 homolog, mitochondrial (The sequence of the model RefSeq protein was modified relative to this genomic sequence to represent the inferred CDS: inserted 1 base in 1 codon) codes for MSATTPKETRGAASIAAAGAGRGTGRGGTGXGGSMAVALRCWRLSRRWRLPAGASFADLAWGRQLSGQAAPLPARGALPVPVPGSRSLSRLPPGSGQRAAPQRRLVSWRSLVATFIVCGGLLVAMKKMKKTKEEKLEKERNRGIGKPLLGGPFSLVNHEGQPKTNKDYLGQWVLIYFGFTHCPDICPDELEKMIEVVDEIDRIPSLPNLTPLFITIDPERDNEEAIARYVREFSSKLIGLTGSKAQIDQVAKAYRVYYSEGPKDEDNDYIVDHTIIMYLLGPDGEFVDYYGQNKRSAEISASIAAHMRKYRS; via the exons ATGTCCGCGACCACCCCGAAGGAAACGCGCGGCGCCGCCTCCATCGCGGCCGCCGGAGCCGGAAGGGGAACGGGAAGGGGAGGGACGG CGGGCGGCAGCATGGCGGTGGCTCTGCGCTGCTGGCGACTCTCGCGGCGCTGGCGCCTCCCGGCCGGCGCCAGTTTCGCGGACCTGGCCTGGGGCCGGCAGCTGAGCGGCCAGGCGGCGCCGCTGCCGGCCCGCGGGGCTCTCCCCGTGCCCGTGCCCGGCAGCCGCTCCCTGTCCCGCCTGCCGCCGGGGAGCGGCCAGCGGGCGGCCCCGCAGAGGAGG CTGGTGTCCTGGCGGTCGCTGGTGGCCACCTTCATCGTGTGCggagggctgctggtggctatgaaaaaaatgaagaaaaccaaGGAGGAGA AGCTGGAGAAAGAACGAAACCGAGGCATTGGGAAACCGCTGCTGGGAGGGCCCTTCTCACTTGTAAACCATGAGGGACAGCCCAAGACCAACAAGGACTACCTCGGCCAGTGGGTGCTGATCTACTTTGGCTTCACACACTGCCCTGACATCTGCCCTGATGAACTTGAGAAAATGATTGAAGTGGTAGATGAAATTG ATAGAATTCCATCTTTGCCTAATCTGACCCCACTCTTCATCACCATTGATCCTGAGAGGGACAATGAAGAAGCCATCGCCAGATATGTTAGAG aattttcttcaaagctgATTGGATTGACTGGTAGCAAAGCACAAATTGACCAAGTGGCCAAAGCTTACCGTGTGTATTACAGTGAAGGTCCCAAAGATGAAGACAACGATTACATA GTGGATCACACAATAATAATGTATCTCCTTGGGCCAGATGGTGAATTTGTGGACTATTATGGACAGAATAAGAGGAGCGCTGAGATTTCTGCTTCTATTGCTGCACACATGAGAAAATACAGATCATAA
- the TMEM220 gene encoding transmembrane protein 220 isoform X1, whose translation MARGSLAGRLWQLCNLLMATFFGLAAAVQVNDPDAGLWVVIYLVPAALTLLVGLNPSVTENAVWRSLCDLHSAGCIFGTIALACSLVAYTQGNILHEEEGRELCGLVIITIWMSLCRSSAKNPLGGIHLTAAVLVVLFPFVSWLYIYINKEIRESWPTHCKTVI comes from the exons ATGGCGCGCGGTAGCTTGGCGGGGCGGCTGTGGCAGCTTTGCAACCTGCTTATGGCCACTTTCTTCGGGCTGGCGGCTGCCGTGCAG GTGAACGACCCCGACGCCGGGCTGTGGGTG GTTATCTACTTGGTGCCAGCTGCTCTTACACTGCTTGTTGGCCTTAACCCCTCAGTAACAG aaaacgcgGTTTGGAGAAGTCTCTGTGACCTTCATTCTGCTGGTTGTATTTTTGGAACCATTGCCTTGGCTTGTTCTTTGGTTGCGTACACTCAGGGCAACATTTTGCATGAAGAGGAAGGCAG agagttATGTGGTCTGGTGATTATTACAATATGGATGAGTCTTTGTCGCAGTTCAGCAAA gAATCCATTGGGTGGAATTCATCTGACTGCTGCAGTCTTGGTTGTTCTCTTCCCCTTTGTTTCGTGGCTGTACATTTATATAAACAAAGAGATACGAGAATCTTGGCCAACACACTGTAAAACTGTGATTTAA